The following are encoded in a window of Flavobacteriales bacterium genomic DNA:
- a CDS encoding T9SS type A sorting domain-containing protein — MDQKKTLAALLLLAGTTGLHGQTTLFQENFEGTYAFTLNTTDVGCITTSTTNKWVVNNVYTGGLFGLIPNTAAQPAGIVPANGNYLHTLSNTAQTFGVLNSNFMAPGDGPTFARMSADVSTIGLVDINLSFWWVCQGGPTNFGEVYYSTNAGSTWTLINTGSPASGQYRNQTAWVQQNISLPAFEGQATLRFGFRFVNSGSTGSPSSPGFSIDDVRVIGTAAGPTCTEDLFFVHNNTTNYQDLVWTIHDQTDDSVVETGGINPGEGSVPLCLPDGCFYLRVTNSGGNVISGGYRLVLKDAVGAYGNARIIDDTDNLVLGPGGGSGISNNEGFCIPLGTDEPIYTSCDRYWWSSGDYLVGKENAAVSAEFGGPNASSSGYEFWFYDPNGGLSFRKTRVHTVSDGFAPNNAVRACHIKLNNWAAASHLQNGVLYNVRSRGVVAGNPLSEFGPACRVTLDPVLAACPPTGLNDIPGNPNYSCGVTKKFGGPNQVANRLYCRPVAGANLYEWEFTNDPNEPAYYVTRQTTGVQRHLNWPASQGDPMLVGNTYRVRVRASKDGGANWCDWGWTCEVTIIPSAAPGNENMAPEGEAASNLALWPNPNNGQQVWITLPSAGVPHEARSMTVDIHDLGGDRIMAREMAIGQGVLSIDLEHLLAPGVYMVIATVGEDRHVRRLVVAH, encoded by the coding sequence ATGGATCAGAAGAAAACCCTTGCCGCCCTGCTGCTGCTCGCAGGCACTACCGGCCTGCATGGCCAGACCACCCTTTTCCAAGAAAATTTTGAAGGGACCTATGCATTCACGCTGAACACCACGGACGTGGGATGCATAACGACATCCACCACCAACAAATGGGTGGTGAACAACGTGTATACGGGTGGGCTCTTCGGCCTGATACCGAACACTGCGGCCCAGCCCGCCGGGATCGTGCCGGCCAACGGCAATTACCTGCACACGTTGAGCAATACGGCGCAGACCTTTGGTGTGCTCAACAGCAACTTCATGGCGCCGGGTGACGGCCCCACCTTCGCCCGGATGAGCGCTGACGTGAGCACCATTGGCTTAGTGGACATCAACCTTTCCTTTTGGTGGGTATGCCAGGGCGGTCCCACCAATTTTGGGGAGGTCTACTACAGCACGAACGCTGGCAGTACCTGGACGCTGATCAACACCGGTTCGCCCGCTTCGGGGCAGTACCGCAACCAGACCGCCTGGGTGCAGCAGAATATTTCCCTGCCCGCATTCGAAGGGCAGGCCACCCTGCGGTTCGGGTTCCGTTTCGTCAACTCCGGCTCGACCGGCAGTCCCTCATCGCCGGGATTTTCGATCGACGATGTGCGGGTCATTGGTACGGCGGCCGGACCCACCTGCACCGAAGACCTCTTCTTCGTGCACAACAACACCACCAACTACCAGGATCTGGTGTGGACCATCCACGACCAGACGGACGACTCCGTGGTGGAGACCGGCGGCATCAACCCAGGCGAGGGCAGCGTGCCCCTGTGCCTGCCCGACGGCTGCTTCTACCTGCGCGTGACCAACAGCGGTGGCAACGTGATCAGCGGTGGCTACCGCCTGGTGCTGAAGGATGCCGTGGGCGCCTACGGCAATGCCCGCATCATCGACGATACGGACAACCTGGTGCTGGGGCCCGGTGGCGGCAGCGGCATCAGCAACAACGAGGGCTTCTGCATTCCGCTGGGCACCGATGAGCCCATCTACACCAGCTGCGACCGCTATTGGTGGAGCAGCGGCGACTACCTGGTGGGCAAGGAGAACGCGGCGGTGAGCGCCGAGTTCGGCGGTCCCAACGCCAGCAGCAGCGGCTACGAGTTCTGGTTCTACGATCCCAATGGTGGCCTCAGCTTCCGCAAGACGCGTGTACACACCGTGAGCGATGGCTTCGCGCCCAACAACGCAGTGCGCGCCTGCCACATCAAGCTCAACAACTGGGCGGCCGCCAGCCACCTGCAGAACGGGGTGCTCTACAACGTGCGCTCGCGCGGCGTGGTGGCCGGCAACCCGCTCAGCGAGTTCGGCCCCGCCTGCCGCGTGACGCTCGATCCGGTGCTGGCCGCCTGCCCGCCCACGGGTCTGAACGACATCCCCGGCAACCCCAACTACAGCTGCGGCGTGACCAAGAAATTCGGTGGACCCAACCAGGTGGCCAACCGCCTGTACTGCCGCCCGGTGGCAGGTGCCAACCTGTACGAGTGGGAGTTCACCAATGACCCCAACGAACCGGCCTACTACGTGACGCGCCAGACCACCGGCGTGCAGCGCCACCTGAACTGGCCTGCCAGCCAAGGTGATCCCATGCTCGTAGGCAATACCTACCGTGTGCGCGTGCGGGCCAGCAAGGACGGTGGTGCCAATTGGTGCGACTGGGGCTGGACCTGCGAGGTGACCATCATACCCAGCGCAGCGCCGGGCAATGAGAACATGGCCCCGGAAGGCGAAGCCGCCAGCAACCTGGCCCTCTGGCCCAACCCCAACAACGGCCAGCAAGTGTGGATCACCCTCCCTTCAGCCGGAGTGCCCCACGAGGCCCGTTCCATGACGGTAGACATCCACGATCTCGGAGGCGATCGGATCATGGCTCGGGAAATGGCCATTGGTCAGGGTGTCTTATCCATCGACTTGGAACACCTGCTGGCGCCTGGGGTGTACATGGTCATAGCAACGGTTGGCGAGGATCGCCATGTGCGGCGTTTGGTGGTCGCGCACTGA
- a CDS encoding PQQ-dependent sugar dehydrogenase — translation MSACADAQSPSPVRVQLQTFATGLGQITDVAHCGDDRLFVVQQNGNIRIVQPNGTVLPTPFLSISVNTGANEQGLLGLCFDPDYATNGYYYVYYTAGTGAGISRVSRFSVDPNNPNVTLPGSETILYTRSQPQWNHNGGDLEFGPDGYLYVSFGDGGGAGDTQNNSQNNGNVLGTIIRIDVHGEPPFSIPPDNPFVGVPGVMPEIWASGLRNPWRFGFDALTGDVWIGDVGQNAWEEVDFWPAGDNSGPNFGWRCYEGNAPYNTAGCQPASNYVAPVAVHVTSGSQWCSVIGGRVYRGGPYWRLYGRYIYTDYCLGRYFSLRPNGSGGWINEQITTTGISGATCIGENSALELFVGNRNTGIVYRIVDVCPMAQPSITVDGNVLTASEGLGYTWFLNGQAIPGANEQTFEAGQSGDYAVLVDNGPDCLLLSDVVNVTITGVTVLAEGAVKVHPVPTNGLLFLDGLCAEAFDAVLVDMAGRTLLRQDLRMRDGRATLDLTSLAEGNYMLVVRGAQGEELLGRQVSVLR, via the coding sequence ATGTCCGCCTGTGCAGATGCCCAATCACCCAGCCCTGTGCGGGTGCAACTGCAGACCTTCGCCACTGGCCTGGGCCAGATCACCGATGTCGCCCATTGTGGCGACGACCGTCTCTTCGTGGTGCAACAGAACGGCAACATCCGCATCGTGCAGCCCAACGGCACGGTGCTGCCCACGCCCTTCCTCAGCATCAGTGTGAACACGGGGGCCAACGAGCAGGGTTTGCTGGGACTCTGCTTCGATCCGGACTATGCCACCAACGGCTATTACTACGTGTATTACACGGCCGGAACAGGAGCCGGCATTTCACGGGTTTCGCGCTTCTCCGTGGATCCGAACAACCCGAACGTGACCCTCCCCGGCAGTGAGACGATCCTGTACACGCGCTCGCAACCGCAATGGAACCACAATGGTGGCGATCTGGAGTTCGGCCCGGATGGCTACCTCTATGTCTCCTTCGGCGATGGCGGAGGCGCTGGAGATACGCAGAACAACAGCCAGAACAACGGCAATGTGCTGGGCACCATCATCCGCATCGATGTGCATGGTGAGCCGCCCTTCTCCATTCCGCCTGACAATCCCTTCGTGGGCGTGCCGGGCGTGATGCCTGAGATCTGGGCCAGTGGCTTGCGCAACCCCTGGCGCTTCGGATTCGACGCCCTTACTGGAGATGTGTGGATCGGCGATGTGGGCCAAAACGCTTGGGAGGAGGTGGACTTCTGGCCAGCGGGCGACAATAGCGGCCCCAATTTCGGCTGGCGATGCTACGAGGGCAATGCGCCGTACAACACCGCGGGCTGCCAGCCCGCATCGAACTATGTGGCCCCGGTGGCAGTGCATGTCACCAGCGGTTCGCAATGGTGCTCGGTGATCGGCGGACGCGTGTACCGTGGTGGTCCCTACTGGCGGCTCTATGGCCGCTATATATACACGGACTATTGCCTGGGGCGCTACTTCTCGTTGCGGCCCAATGGCTCGGGCGGCTGGATCAACGAGCAGATCACCACCACGGGTATCAGCGGCGCCACCTGCATCGGCGAGAACAGCGCGTTGGAACTCTTCGTGGGCAACCGTAACACGGGCATCGTCTACCGCATTGTGGACGTGTGCCCCATGGCACAGCCCAGCATCACGGTGGACGGCAACGTGCTCACCGCGAGCGAGGGCCTGGGCTACACCTGGTTCCTGAACGGGCAGGCGATACCGGGTGCCAATGAGCAGACCTTCGAGGCTGGACAGTCCGGCGACTACGCTGTGCTGGTGGACAATGGCCCGGACTGCCTGCTCCTTTCCGATGTGGTTAACGTGACGATCACCGGAGTGACCGTCCTGGCGGAAGGTGCGGTGAAGGTGCACCCGGTGCCCACCAACGGCCTGCTCTTCCTGGATGGCCTGTGCGCCGAGGCGTTCGATGCCGTGCTGGTGGACATGGCCGGCCGGACCCTGCTTCGCCAGGATCTGCGCATGCGCGACGGCCGGGCCACGTTGGATCTGACCTCACTGGCGGAAGGCAACTACATGCTGGTGGTTCGTGGCGCCCAAGGCGAGGAACTGCTGGGTCGGCAGGTGAGCGTTCTGCGATAG